The genomic interval atggtgacgcctatgatcatcctggtcaccccatcgacctacactcccctgactactcccgtcatcaaaatggtcagccatcgctacaagatagaatagggaaaatggtcaacggaaatcccaaaacagaatctatatcccaaaatcatacgcatgctctgataccataaatgtagtgacccgttccagactcacctactaatcaagaactaagcatgcaattaacctaataattactaatcagagataatagcggaaacaactaacaaatgatagttatacaacccaaccgaactctagaacaactcaaaataaggtaaagaatatctggtacaaccatatcgaatcaaatgataccgaaactaaaccaaccggctactcaacgtcctcctcctgctcctccggaaccatccaacctgagacctgccccatgggaatggggtgtccaagaataaacaaaaccgaggacgtgagcgataagaacgcccagtacaaaagtatgagtatacagacctatatgaaatgcacatgctatgatcatgataccggggtagtcaagaaacaggaatcaaaaaaaaggatctcaacaatgctcagtctagaggcgccaagtggatagtgccgcgcggtccaacctctgggtcactgcatccactacaagacagacgtggacctaaaatgtcccggaccaccgaagccctcccgacccgtcggccactgtgtactctcggtgtccatgcgtccacaagacagggctgagcggccccaagatatagcttatctcgaaagagatatagctcaacagcaaaggctatctcgaaggagatacggctcaacatgaaatgcaacgtgcagtaataaacgtgacataatagcatgcatcatatgacatatatcaatgcaccacatactcatgcaacacatatatgaatgtatactcaaccaggatatctcggatagtactttcgtacctctatcacagcaatcctaatccactggaacaaccagacaacaggtctaatccaagcctattcatcaagtgaaaaccatcactaaacttatctaccagacttaactagataatcctgagataaatactgataaaattccaaaccttcgtccgtcgctagcccgctgatgccgctagctcccaactagagcacagctctgctacaagaccagcagctccccgctagtgcccaaatctcggaacacgactagaacctgtcagaaacgactgaaatgctatggaattctctgaattggcgagtcaaaatgaggaaatccgaccactatttataggccatgttcggatcctccgaacaccacttcggaacgtccgaacgctacgtgtccattggctcttgacagctcatgatcggatcctccgatcatacacttcggaccgtccgaacatgcacgtgtccagctgctcttgacacctcatgatcggatccaccgaacctacacttcggaacgtccgaactcccacgtgtcgatcaactcttgacacctaatgatcggatccaccgaactcacttcggaccttccgaactcttcggtgcttccgaaccatcttcggaccttccgatcatgattaatcaccattaatccgttaattacccaattcggcattcgggctactacgaaaaccatccttgcattgcttgatttggagaccaaggaagtagttgagttcgcccatcatgctcatctcaaagtgatcttgcataagcttagaaaaatctctacacaagtgttcattagtagcaccaaaaataatatcatctacatatatttgtactatcagcaaatcattatttttagtcaaggtaaataaggtaatatcaactttacccctacaaaaaccattagacagcaaaaaggtagataatttctcataccaagctctaggagcttgtttcaaaccatacaaagccttatcaagtttatacacataatcagataagtgcacatcttcaaaaccaataggttgctcaacatacacttcttctttcaaatcaccattaagaaaagcacttttaacatccatttgaaacaatttaaagtctctagagcaagcaaaagcaagtagcatgcgaatggattctagtctagcaacaggggcataagtctcatcataatcaattccctcttcttgactatatcctttagctactagcctagctttatttctagtgattgtaccatgctcatctaacttgttcctaaatacccatttagttcctatgacaggtctatcagtgggtctaggtacaagattccaaactttattccttctaaattcatttagttcatcttgcatagcaataatccaagaatcatcaagtaaagcttcttctatgttcttaggctctatgtgagaaagaaaagcaagataattgcacatattagaagagcgagtagatactcccttcgatgggctaccaatgatgaggtccatgggatgatccttgtgtgtagtccactccttcggaagaggtgcgtcctcttgatctttaggaacatcatctaggcttgtggactccaacttttcgccaaggatatctatatcatcatcatcagaaacaacagttctaggcaagcaagggttagtttcatcaaatatgacatgaatagattcttcaactagtaaagtacgtttattaaagactctatatgctttgctagaagtagagtaaccaagaaagatacctttgtccgatttagcatcgaacttacccaggttgtccttaccattgttgtggatgaagcattttgatccaaaagcgcggaagtaagaaatgttaggctttctccctctccatagttcgtatggagttttcttgagaattggccttattgatacgcgattgatgatgtaacaagcagaactcattgcttcagcccaaaaatattttggtagagaatgctcacatagcatggtccttgcaatctctactagggtcctattcttcctctcaacgacaccgttttgttgaggagttctaggacaagaaaagttgtgaccaatgcctttgctttgacaaaaaattgaaaaattttcattttgaaattccgttccgtggtcactacggatttgtttgatcaaaagatttttctcattttcaacctttttgacaaaaattttgaaatgatcaaaggcatcatttttgtgggctaaaaacaatgtccaagtaaaacgtgaaaaatcatctacaatgacaaaagcataagattttcctcctagactagttgtcctcgagggaccacataaatctaggtgaagtaattcaaggggcatagaagtggatacaaaatttttatttttgaaagattcctttgtgtgtttaccaagttgacaagcatcacaaaaagaatctaattttaaattcagctttggcattccggaaactaggtcaagttttaaaagtttttctatggtgctcatcccaacatgaccaagtcgtctatgccaaagaatgttgtcatcaacatttaatgttacaaggctttttatttttgaaaaagatgaaatctttaaatcgaccttgtaaacattttcacttctataacctttgaaactaatggttttgtcagttgtgagtgatacagtgcaatcgtgtggtgtgaatttgacttcataacccctatcgcacaattgactaatgcttaggaggttatgtttaagccctttcacaagaagtacatcatcaataatagtagagttagatatacctattgagccgatgccttctatgatccctttgttgttgtctccgaaggtcaccgatcccttttcttttggtcgaatggattgtagcagcttcttttctcccgtcatgtgtcgagagcatccactgtcaagataccaagtgctcgatgacttgtctcccctttgtccctacaaggttgagatacagtttgatagttggtacccgtttctttgggtcctttgaggttagtagtagttggggatttggggatccatttccaataactattcttgttgtgttggtgtctaagtttcttgcatttaggtcttatgtggcctatcttacaacagtaagtgcatgttggtggtgttcttggttttgcctttgcgataagactagcgaagttgactgatttcttttcatatcctagacctcctttgtcgaagttacacctctgcatgctcaagaggttttctagtttaccgctacttacattgaacttgttgaaggctttctctaagtctcttaggtttgttttgatcttagtgttgtcatgcatcctagcttctagttcagttttaagttgcttattctcatttctaagtgacttagccttattgtacatactagtgtacgcggagagtaattcatcgtaagagggtacctcgtcgtcatccgagtcggtcagatgatcttccttcgccatgaagcatagggtagactcctcttcgttgtcgctgtcgctccacgtggctagaagggcctttttcttgtctttgccggccttcttcttggagggacactcgtttgcatagtgacccttttgttgacagttgtagcaggtcacttccttctcaaactttttgtctttcttgttgaagttggaactccgcatgaatcttttgaactttctagtgaggagtgccatttcttcatcgtcgctatcttcaagttgactggtcaaggcgatccctttcgcctttactttgtcgtcatctttctttgtctccttccgggtagatacttcaagttcatgggtctttcgggtcccatgaagttgatcaaggtcgtaggatgccgcatctcccttgttggattcaatgatagccgtgcgctttgcatcccattccgccggtaatgctcgaagggctctcctccacacttgtttagttgggtagttctcaccaagttgggcaagctcattgatgatttgggtgagccgccggaacatggtgtcgatatcctccttgggttccatctcaaaggtctcgtacttgagttggagaaggtctatcttcgtttctttgacttgattggttccctcgtggcaaatctccaatttgtcccaaatctctttggcggaggtgcaagccgagattcggttgtattcattcatatctagagaacaatgaagaatattcatagctttagcattttgagagataagtttcatatcgtccttggtgaagtcatccattcccttaggaatttccttattatccaccgttttcatggggatatagggacctttcaccgttattttccaaaggtcgtaatcgacggattggatgtatagagatattctatttttccaatatccgtaattagtaccattgaaaagagggggacgatttgtggattgtccttgggcatactcgcttgctagattggccatttaaaagattttgaaaaaccttgctctgataccacttgaagaacctaaaggggggggtgaataggttcttttaggccctttagcgtttttaaaacgagtttgcaaaaatttcaagcggaagacttgagggacaatcacaaataaaatgaatgcgtaaagtaagtgcgtaaaataaatgcgtagtaaagtaaatgcgtaaagtaaagagggatagagatgtttatggaagttcgacgaagaatcgtctacgtctccccttctcgatgaggatcgaggtatcactatatcgacttggctttaggagctccaagctagcttttacaaccacgcctcgatgcgtctacttggccttgagggctccaaggatagccacgaactttacaacccactcgagagtattactttcactctttttctacaactcttttgatattacaactcttttaatcaacgcacacaagagatagtagaaagctttgtaagagacaagagagagtggagtgggatgattgaaaatgcatcctcaaaggcctatttatactagtcttggacgccaaggttcggatcttctgtttatgcttcggaacgtccgatgtgattgaaatcaatttccgtaattttgggatgacttcggatcgtccgttcttgacttcgtagggtccgaacatatgcttcggaggaaccgatcaaacttcgttgcttccgaacagttctttcagaccgtctatgcacagcttcggaaggtccgaactccagttcgtaccgtccgaacattcccgcgtttccggagatttgaaatcttcaacacttcgtagcgtccgaaatgtccttcgtagcgtccgaaatcttactcgatcaatcagtcatatcaatttgtctccgcattgaagtgatttgattgcttgtgttcggaacgtccgatcacgtcttcggaacgtctgaactggctcctcgcagcttccgaacagcttccactttgcttctgatcggcaccttttcggaacgtccgaaccaacttcggatcttccgaacgtaactttgttcttaatttcctgcatgcctcaatataaaacattagtacatttttaagccaagttttggtatcatcaaaacaaaaactttgggatatgttacagcattaaaaacattaatctcatcctcgagatttgtatgcgtttaaggcgtaacattCTACAACCAAATAGAGCTCACTAAAGCTTGGAAAGTTTCGATAATGGGTGAGATATTCAAATATGTTAAAAACATTAGCAAAATttgcaaataaataaaattacatGCATGTccacatgcataacataaataaaattacATGCATGTACACCATAGTTTTCAAAATGGTCCtcattatttatgatttttttctgTAGGTAGATCATTTGGTACCAAACAAGATGTAATACTGATAAAGATAAAACTACACTTGATATATAAGATTGTACGCTTATAGTGCCCATATTCTGAAAAATGTATAGGCCTAGTTGGAGTATGAGACACATCAGAAACTTAAAACTCTTCGATATGTACACCATGAAGATAAGGCTAGATACATGATGCATATAAGTGTATTTGTGCATGCTCCTCATAGGTACTCTCGATGAGCTTAATGGGCCATGAAGACTGGAGAGATTCCAAAATTTAAACTTCCTCAACATCTGAGTCTCAGGTGTACTCCAACCTTTATTTACAGAACTCATGCAGGAATTGATAATCTTCAAGATTTACTAGTCAATACATCATGCCCATATATAAATTAAGAGGCTAAGAAATTATGATATACTAATCCACACAATCTTTATAATTTCAAGGAGTTCACAAgcttaaaataatttttgtacACCAAGTTACCTGAATCACCAAAAGTTGTGTCCAACTATAATCTAGCTATTCCCAACACACTACTTATTAAAACAATCATATTTATAAACTACTTACAGCTTAAATTGAAATAATCCATTCCATCAAAATACATGATAAAAAAGTTCCCAATAGGATTTACCAAACAGAATTAAGTAGAATAAGTAATGAATAACATGGAAATCATACCTTTAAAGTGATCCTATTGGAAGATCTAGGCAATTTACCCTTAATTCCATCTCCAAATAGGGAAACCTAAATCATCCTCCACGGATTGATTCCTTTTTTGCATCTTCTTTCCCTTCTTTCTTTTCTCCAATGATCTGCGGTCGGCCTTAATCTCATTTTCTAAAATTGATCCAATCTCGTCTTTCTCTTCTACTCTGAAAGATCTTCCCCCACCTAAAAACGTCAGCATAAAGAAAGCATTTGTTAAATTTGAAAGAAGAATTCTGACAAGGAACTAGAATATGTTACAGAAATAAGGAACGCTGATCATTTTGAACTCATGGAACGATTGGTATCTACTGGCAAAATTAAGGAAGATTTCATCGCTTTAACAATACCCTTTCCTTTAATTTTTACAGATTCTCTATAAGCATTATATCAGAAGCAAGAGATACTAGACTCATCTAGTTTGTCCCTTTTCTGTTTGTCTTTCTCGGTGAAACAAATCCTAAATATCTTCAGATTAATGTTGATCATAACTCAATAGACAAACTTATATGCCTTCCATCCAGGCAAGGTGacttttttttgttaatttacCATGCTTAGCCACATAAGGTAACTTTTGCGACGAACCAGTGCGGCTGCGAGGTTTCCTTTGGATATCGCAGCTTTTCTGGATGGATTCCGGAGGTATTTCGGTTGAGATTTCCTTGAAGGAGGTGCCATTTCTACTTGGAATGAAGGTTTGGGTAATTTTCGCAGGGCTCAGCAGCGGAAAGGATTGAACGACAAGAAATaagttttttttccaaaataaaataataggtGGTGGCTGCGATTACCCCTGCCACATTAGTCAAGTTTTTGCTGACGCATTGGCTGACATCACCCACGAATGTAACTATATATACAGTGCATCGTATAAAACCTCTCCACAATCATCGAGACTGTTCGATTGACCATGGCAACAAGCACCGCCGTCGATGTTCCGCCACTCAACGGCCGAGTAGCCATAATAACCGGTGCTTCACGAGGAATCGGACGTGCAATCGCGACTCACCTTCGATCCCTTGGGGCCAAGGTCGTCATCAACTACGTTACCAGCTCAACCCAGGCCGATCTCATAGCCGCAGAGTTTAACTCCAAATCGCCTTCGTCTACGGTCGCTATAGCAGTCAAAGCCGACGTATCCAGCGAAACGGACGTCCAGCATCTCTTCGATCGAGCAGAGCAAGAATTCGGCGCACCGGCCCACATCATGGTGAACTGCGCCGGGACCTTAGATTCAACGTTCCCATCCATAGCCAATACGACCGTCGAAGTCTGGGAAACGACATTCGACGTGAACACCAAAGGTTCGTTCCTTTGTTGCCGCGAGGCATCGAAGCGGCTGGCGCGCGGCGGCGGAGGGAGGATAGTGTTTATCACATCTTCGCTCGTGGGCTCACTGATACCAGGGTACGGGGCGTACGCCGCCTCAAAAGCCGCCGTGGAGACGATGACGAAGATTGCGGCGAAGGAATTGAAGGGGAGTGGGATCACTGTGAACTGCGTGGCTCCTGGGCCGGTTGCTTCGGATCTTTTTTTTGCTGGCAAGAGCGAAGAAATGGTCCAGAGGTTGGTGGACGCTTGTCCGATGGGTCGATTGGGCCAGCCGACCGACGTGGCACCGCTGGTCGGGTTTTTGGTGAGTGACGGTGGCGCGTGGGTTAATGGACAAATCATTCGGATCAACGGCGGTTCTTTTGTTTGAATGAATCTAAATTTGAAAGACCATTATTGTCGCTCACTCATAATATATTGtttttgtttatgcttttattgTAAGATTTGTGACCGTCTGGAAAATTCTTAGCCCGTGTTTGCTTTATtgcgatttatttgatcagcgtAATTAACATATTACAATATACAAtcgaaaaataaaattgtaagttTTCATGTCATAAAAAAAGGTAAAAATTTACGTGTGACGGTCTTtcatgtcgtattttgtaaaacagactcttatttaggtcattcataaaaaaatattacttttcttGTTAAAACTATTacctcatagataaagattcgtgagaccgttttaTAAAAACCTACACCATAAGAAAAAAAGTAAAactaaattaagaatttaaatatTTGCTATATTTTTTACAACCTCATACAACTAAATGatactataaaaaaaaaacaattagtaCGATGTTTTATGTACTACCAATATACAACTAAAATCAAATCACTGTCTTCAATCACTTGGTGCAATCATAGTTGGAGGAGTTTCGACAATTCAAGTTAACTGCGAGCTTACATCGCTTTTGaaacttcaattttttttttgcaacaATTAATTATTCGGTATATTCACATTCACTTCTACTTGAGCTTTTGGTATTCTTAGCATCTACGTGCCCCTCAGATTAGTGTTTATATGTGACTCTTTGGATTGAAATCAAACAACCTTATTCAGGTAATAATAATTGTACTGATAATACATAGATAAAAACAGCACTTACTTAATTGCATTGTTAATTTATTTTCAACTCTAGCTATATGATTGACACCAAAATTTCTTGAATTATTATGTATGTATTGTTAGTGTAAAGTTTTTGTCTTCAAAAAAACTCTTAGAAACCAATATCACaaatcatgaaaaaatattatttttatatcaaaagtaTTATTTCTAATGTTAGGTATGAATCAGATTTACCGGctcacaaaataaaaaatactctATCTTTCATCTTTATTGTTTGATTATCCGGTGTTTCTTTACCAAGTCCATTTATCAGATATTTTGTTCTCTCCTCCGAGAAAAGTCTAGGCCGACCCATTTGGAGTAGGTCTCTCGTAAGagagtctcacgaatctttatatgtgagacgggtcaaccttatcgatattcacaataaaaagtcataatcttaacataaaaataatatttttcatggatgatccaaataaaagatccgtcttacaaaatacgaaccgtgagactgtctcacacaaacaAATTTTTTCTAGTGGTGAATAACTTGAAAAGTTACAATTTACGTTAAAATATTTCCTTTTGaagagaaatataattttcatattaaattgatttccctaatattatatttttcttgttgatttgattgagtataatatttaattgtgGTTTTGCCTTTATAgataattatgttaagattttattgtgatataatatcatgtgaaatattttgttttacttttctagatattatctttgtgataaatatcttctagatataatatttatgatagTAATTtacatgatatgatattattgatttgTTTCTAATAGAATTGTTGTTTACCATATCTTATAGATTTCTTTATGGAAGATAAACTTGAGGAGAGATACAAGCTATACATAAGAGGTATCAACGTGAGGTGGTGGAGTGTGAATAGAGAGAAGATTGTAGAGAGAGACAAAGAGAAATTCATAGAGTTTTAGTGGAGGAGTTTTTTTGTGGGAAAGTTTTCGTGTGAGATTCTTGGAGTTTTCTTCGTCGGAAAGTTTTCGTGGTGGTCTCTCTTCCTCGGTCAATATTCACTCACTTGTGCACGTTCAGAATTTCAGAGAAAATCCTATTCAAGAGACGTGCTGTGTTTTGAAGAGTGGTGATCCTGTGTTGCTCTGAATGTTGCCGACATCTACAGACAACATCTGTAACGATGTTGACTGAAGATTACATCTAATTGATCGTGCTTTTCGGGATCAAGTTTTGCTTTCTTATTTACGTTTTAATATTGTTGGTAGTTTTTAGAAAGCTTTattttctcaacttgttgaggaaattgatttttgtcataatcactagtgttaggtttttgtgtaaacattgtggttttctagtgattaatttttgcaataaggcaccgcacaagtatttatacttgcgcatatttaatcttgtccatctatTTATTTCAAATCAATTTGTGTTATAAAAGTTAATTTTCCGATGCGtgtagatgttgtccgagatgttgtaacatctggcacaacatttaattctgataaaacacgaatttactattttacatcatattctgatatatttattatttaataatatcttTCGGACAAAAaacctaacaagtggtatcagagcctactcttgatatactaagtgctgattctggtttttgttttgtttgacaGAAATATCTAATGGACACCTCCTTGACTGCACTGTTGACAGAAAATCGCTGGCTGCAGATGAATCCTTTAGGTGTTGCCCTAGGTGTTGCCACTCCTGGCCGCAACATCTGCGAAAAATCAGTTTGTATGAAATCCACGTCTTCTGGAAATTTCAATGAAGATGGTGTGGAAGCTGATGATGAAGAAATCACTCTTGAGAGTGTGCAAAAGCTTTATGAAGAGTTGTTTGAAGATTGGACCAGAAGAAACAAGTTGAACTCAAGTCTTATGAAGGAGAACATTGATCTAAAAGCCGTAGTTGCCAAACTTGAGGTAATTTTGagcaaaaaaaaattggaacTTGGTAAAACCAAAGAAGAACTTCAAAAGGCAACAGAAACTTTGTCCAAGTTTAATTCAAGCACATCCAAGTTTGATTCCATACTTTTAATGGGAAAAGATGACAAAAAAATCTTAGGCTTCAAAgaaaatgtgtttgagattggTGAATCTTCCAAGTCGACTATCTTTGTGAAGGGAAAGGATGATACATCCACACAACCACAATCCAAACCGCCGATCAAAATATCTCCACCAAAAAGACAACATACTACACATGTCCCTaagagaagaaaatgaaggtaCGTATGTCAATACTGCTTTAAGCCTGGACATATCAGGACCTACTGCTTTAAACTCCGGGATGACTGCTTGAATCGAAAGTTGAGTCGGATGTTGCCCGGAATGTTGTCCAACATTTCCCGCAACACCTCCCACCATCGACCTACAGTAAGACAAATTTCGGTACCAAAAGTAAAAACTCACTGTAATATTGTCTATACTTCATTGAGAACTAACACTGCAGGTCattggtactttgatagtgaaagttcacgccacatgacaggttcaAGAGAACATCTCATCGATTATGTTGAACAAAATTGTGGTAGAGTAATATATGGAGGGGGAGCTAAAGGAAAGATTGTGGGAAAGAGAACTTTAAATGTGGAAGGACTACCAAAGCTCCACAATGTGATTCATGTTGAAGGATTAAATTCGAATTTGATAAGCATAAGCCAATTGTGTGATGATAATTTGCTTGTTAAGTTTGATAGACATACTTGtgaagtttttgatgaaactaataTGTGCATTATGACAGGTACAAGGTCTTCGGATAATTTCTACCAAATAGGTGAAGatctttcatgcaaacatgtgcAAATCACCGAACTTGACCTTTGGCACCAAAAACTCGGACATGCAAGCTTCAAAACCTTAAAGAACTTGAGTAAGTACGATTCAGTACGAGGTATGCCTAATCTTTCATTTGATATACCATTTGTGTGCGGAGATTGTCAAAAAAGAAAACAGACGCATGTGTCGCACCCAGTGTTGCCAACATCTGGGACAACATGTTGTCTGGAGTTACTACAtatggatcttatgggt from Primulina eburnea isolate SZY01 chromosome 17, ASM2296580v1, whole genome shotgun sequence carries:
- the LOC140818187 gene encoding NADPH-dependent aldehyde reductase-like protein, chloroplastic, with protein sequence MATSTAVDVPPLNGRVAIITGASRGIGRAIATHLRSLGAKVVINYVTSSTQADLIAAEFNSKSPSSTVAIAVKADVSSETDVQHLFDRAEQEFGAPAHIMVNCAGTLDSTFPSIANTTVEVWETTFDVNTKGSFLCCREASKRLARGGGGRIVFITSSLVGSLIPGYGAYAASKAAVETMTKIAAKELKGSGITVNCVAPGPVASDLFFAGKSEEMVQRLVDACPMGRLGQPTDVAPLVGFLVSDGGAWVNGQIIRINGGSFV